One Setaria italica strain Yugu1 chromosome I, Setaria_italica_v2.0, whole genome shotgun sequence DNA window includes the following coding sequences:
- the LOC101776926 gene encoding GTPase activating protein 1, translating to MLDHLVGLVKVRVVRGVNLAIRDLRSSDPYVVVRIGKQKLKTRVIKKSTNPEWNEELTLSIENPADPVRLEVFDKDTFVDDSMGNAELDIRPLVDVVKMKLQDVPDKTIVKKVVPNRENCLAEESSIYVSEGKVKQDLVVRLKNVECGEIELQLQWVDLPGSKGV from the exons ATGCTGGACCATCTCGTCGGACTGGTGAAGGTGCGCGTCGTGAGGGGGGTGAACCTCGCCATCCGCGACCTCCGATCCAGCGATCCCTACGTCGTCGTCCGCATCGGCAAGCAG AAGTTGAAAACACGGGTGATAAAGAAGAGCACCAATCCGGAATGGAACGAAGAACTCACCCTCTCCATTGAGAACCCTGCAGATCCTGTCAGATTG GAAGTGTTTGACAAGGACACTTTTGTGGACGATTCAATGGGTAATGCAGAGCTGGACATCCGCCCATTGGTCGACGTTGTGAAGATGAAACTCCAGGATGTTCCCGACAAAACCATTGTAAAGAAAGTGGTGCCCAACAGAGAGAACTGCCTAGCAGAGGAGAGCTCGATTTATGTATCCGAGGGGAAGGTGAAGCAGGACCTGGTTGTCAGGCTAAAGAACGTGGAGTGCGGGGAAATAGAGCTCCAGCTTCAGTGGGTCGACCTCCCTGGTTCAAAGGGTGTCTGA